In a genomic window of Lepisosteus oculatus isolate fLepOcu1 chromosome 5, fLepOcu1.hap2, whole genome shotgun sequence:
- the ankdd1a gene encoding ankyrin repeat and death domain-containing protein 1A — MEDDLVSEDDILLRSEKEFHDAAKRNDTDRMQELIRRGVDVKAKNNIDRKALHWAAGAGHEQALRLLLQHDATVDDEDCFGMNALLLASWFGHLKILQILVNAGAKINCENKNGLNLLHCAAQRGHIKVMEFIMEDLEDVRVDKLDKSGRTAFHLAAEHGQLEVVEFLIGSGCTHGLKDKEQNTALHLAAKNGYSKVLQKIVETGVDVDEKNIEGLTALHFSAEGGHYECVKLLLESGCDINAQTYKNMSALHYVALHGYENVVRLLLEGGINMDAVNNQHATPLHIAVLSNFPGTVKLLIDDKCDLDIADSRQQTALHIAAEHGRQDIAEMILIAGVNLKLLDKQGKTSLDVAARGNHVNLVDMIIKADRFYKWENDNLNSDSSSWVGKHLSFRQDHRLETQHIRSVIWRLATKYLKPGEWKKLAHYWKFTEAHIRAIEQQWTGTKSYKEHGHRMLLIWLHGVIVAGENPIKGLYEGLVGIARRDLAESIRRKANADTNSPKKCITM, encoded by the exons TGCTGCGCTCGGAGAAGGAATTCCATGATGCAGCGAAAAGGAACGACACGGATAGGATGCAGGAGCTGATAAGAAGAGGGGTGGACGTCAAAGCCAAAAACAAC ataGACAGGAAGGCCCTGCACTGGGCGGCAGGAGCAGGACATGAGCAAGCCCTGCGTCTGCTGCTGCAGCATGATGCAACAGTGGATGATGAAGACTGT TTTGGTATGAACGCTCTGCTGCTGGCCTCCTGGTTTGGTCACCTAAAGATCCTTCAGATCCTTGTGAATGCAGGAGCGAAGATCAACTGTGAAAACAAA AACGGATTGAACCTCCTGCACTGTGCTGCTCAGAGGGGCCACATAAAGGTGATGGAGTTCATCATGGAGGATCTAGAGGATGTGCGTGTTGATAAACTAGACAAG TCCGGCAGGACAGCGTTCCACCTGGCAGCAGAGCATGGGCAGCTGGAGGTGgtggagttcctgattggctctGGGTGTACACATGGCCTGAAAGACAAG GAGCAAAACACAGCACTGCATTTAGCGGCCAAGAACGGATATTCCAAGGTCCTGCAGAAGATCGTGGAAACAGGAGTGGACGTGgacgagaagaacatt GAAGGTCTGACAGCCCTGCATTTTTCCGCTGAAGGAGGGCACTATGAATGTGTGAAACTGCTGTTGGAATCAGGCTGTGACATTAATGCTCAGACATAT AAGAACATGAGTGCTCTCCATTATGTAGCACTGCATGGTTATGAGAATGTAGTGCGACTGCTGCTGGAAGGGGGGATTAATATGGATGCCGTGAACAAT CAACATGCCACCCCTCTTCACATCGCCGTGCTCAGCAACTTCCCTGGGACAGTAAAACTGCTGATTGATGACAAGTGTGACCTTGACATTGCAGACAGT AGGCAGCAGACAGCCCTGCACATAGCTGCGGAACATGGGCGCCAGGACATTGCGGAGATGATCCTTATAGCCGGGGTCAATTTAAAACTGCTCGATAAG CAAGGGAAGACATCCCTGGACGTTGCTGCAAGAGGCAACCATGTCAACTTGGTGGACATGATTATCAAGGCTGACAGATTTTACAAATGGGAAAAC GACAATCTGAACAGCGACTCCAGCTCCTGGGTAGGGAAACACTTGTCCTTCAGGCAGGATCACAGGCTGGAGACGCAGCACATCCGCTCAGTCATCTGGAGACTCGCAACCAAGTACCTCAAGCCCGGCGAGTGGAAGAAACTGGCACATTACTGGAAGTTCACCGAGGCCCACATCAGGGCCATAGAGCAGCAGTGGACTG GCACAAAAAGCTACAAAGAGCACGGCCACCGCATGTTGCTCATCTGGCTCCATGGTGTGATCGTGGCAGGAGAGAATCCAATCAAAGGCTTGTACGAGGGCCTGGTGGGGATTGCCCGGAGAGACCTGGCAG AAAGCATCAGGAGGAAAGCTAATGCAGACACAAACTCCCCAAAGAAATGCATCACCATGTGA
- the spg21 gene encoding maspardin, with translation MSVRVNVKPFWSAQNQCADRGSALQCVCVSCDFGKRGVALCESRDLKVYDREGLDGTKNKHGNIEQRPSSFQAMEEIRVSPDYNWFRSTVPLKRIIVDDDDSKVWSLYDAGPKNIRCPIIFLPPVSGTADVFFQQVLALTGWGYRVISLQYPIYWDLLEFCDGFRKLLDHLQLDKIHLFGASLGGFLAQKFAEYTHKSPRVHSLILCNSFSDTSIFNQTWTANSFWLMPAFMLKKIVLGNFATGPVDPKMAHAIDFMVDRLESLSQSELAARLTLNCQNSYVEPHKIKDVAVTIMDVFDQSALSHEAKEEMYKLYPNARRAHLKTGGNFPYLCRSAEVNLYIQIHLRQFHGTRYAAIDPSMVSTEELEVQKTQDSDEEK, from the exons ATGAGCGTCAGGGTCAACGTGAAGCCTTTCTGGTCCGCGCAGAATCAGTGCGCAGATCGCGGAAGtgccctgcagtgtgtgtgtgtgtcatgtgACTTTGGGAAGAGAGGAGTAGCTCTCTGCGAATCCAGGGATTTGAAAGTGTACGACAGAGAGGGGCTGGATGGTACCAAAAACAAACACG GCAATATTGAGCAACGTCCTTCCTCCTTCCAAGCCATGGAGGAGATAAGAGTGTCTCCTGACTACAACTGGTTCAGAAGCACAGTTCCACTTAAAAGG ATTATCGTGGATGATGACGACAGTAAGGTTTGGTCCCTGTACGATGCAGGGCCAAAAAACATAAGGTGTCCCATCATATTCCTTCCACCTGTGAGTGGCACGGCGGATGTGTTTTTCCAGCAGGTTCTGGCTCTGACGGGATGGGGTTACCGGGTGATCTCT CTTCAGTATCCCATCTACTGGGATCTTCTGGAATTTTGTGATGGATTCCGTAAGTTGTTGGATCACCTGCAGCTTGATAAG attcacCTCTTTGGAGCTTCTTTAGGGGGCTTCTTGGCTCAGAAGTTTGCAGAATATACACACAAATCCCCCCGAGTACATTCTCTCATTCTGTGCAACTCCTTCAGCGACACCTCCATCTTCAACCAGACCTGGACAGCAAACAG tttctgGTTGATGCCTGCCTTTATGCTGAAGAAAATAGTGTTGGGGAACTTTGCCACAGGTCCGGTAGACCCAAAAATGGCACATGCAATTGACTTCATGGTTGATCGG CTGGAGAGTTTGAGTCAGAGCGAACTGGCTGCTCGGCTGACGTTGAACTGCCAGAATTCCTACGTGGAGCCTCACAAAATAAAGGATGTTGCAGTGACCATTATGGAT GTGTTTGATCAGAGTGCACTTTCACAtgaagcaaaagaagaaatgtatAAGCTGTATCCAAATGCCAGACGAGCACACCTTAAAACAGGCGGCAACTTCCCATACCTGTGCAGAAGTGCTGAAGTCAACCTTTACATACAG ATTCATTTGCGCCAGTTCCACGGAACAAGATATGCAGCGATTGATCCCAGCATGGTCagtacagaggagctggaggtTCAGAAAACCCAGGACAGCGACGAGGAGAAATAA